Proteins found in one Litorihabitans aurantiacus genomic segment:
- a CDS encoding tetratricopeptide repeat protein: MTQPHFDPRGAIDLSSLQKPTPAQERAAAAAEATRAAAPAGVIVDMTPETFQQVVEGSASVPVVVAIGASRTAAGEKMTPLLEAAAVRYGGRFVLARVDADAHPQVAQAFGVEGVPCAVAVIQGQPLPLFQGAPAPEQVDQVLEQVLAAASQAGVTGVVAGAEQADAQPEPEPEPEIPPLFAKAYEAIEVDDFDGAAAAYTQHLNENPGDRDAKAGLGQVALMKRLHGVTDPVAELEKAEAMGPAALDLQLHAADIEMAAGRVSAAFDRLIAVVRATRETERETARKRLVELFELVDPQADEVKAARRNLALALF, from the coding sequence GTGACCCAGCCCCACTTCGATCCGCGCGGCGCGATCGACCTGTCCTCGCTCCAGAAGCCGACCCCGGCGCAGGAGCGCGCCGCAGCCGCCGCCGAGGCCACCAGGGCCGCCGCGCCCGCCGGCGTGATCGTGGACATGACCCCGGAGACCTTCCAGCAGGTCGTCGAGGGTTCGGCGAGCGTGCCGGTCGTCGTCGCCATCGGGGCCTCGCGCACCGCGGCGGGGGAGAAGATGACGCCGCTGCTCGAGGCGGCCGCCGTGCGGTACGGGGGGCGCTTCGTGCTCGCCCGCGTCGACGCCGACGCCCATCCCCAGGTGGCGCAGGCGTTCGGTGTCGAGGGTGTGCCGTGCGCCGTCGCCGTGATCCAGGGGCAGCCGCTGCCGCTGTTCCAGGGTGCCCCGGCCCCCGAGCAGGTGGACCAGGTGCTCGAGCAGGTGCTCGCCGCCGCCTCGCAGGCGGGGGTGACCGGCGTCGTCGCCGGTGCCGAGCAGGCCGACGCCCAGCCGGAGCCCGAGCCGGAGCCGGAGATCCCGCCGCTGTTCGCGAAGGCGTACGAGGCGATCGAGGTCGACGACTTCGACGGTGCGGCGGCCGCCTACACCCAGCACCTGAACGAGAACCCCGGCGACCGGGACGCGAAGGCCGGCCTCGGCCAGGTCGCGCTGATGAAGCGGCTGCACGGGGTGACCGACCCGGTCGCCGAGCTCGAGAAGGCCGAGGCCATGGGGCCCGCGGCGCTCGACCTCCAGCTGCACGCCGCCGACATCGAGATGGCCGCCGGTCGGGTCTCCGCCGCGTTCGACCGGCTCATCGCCGTCGTGCGCGCCACCCGGGAGACCGAGCGGGAGACCGCCCGCAAGCGCCTCGTGGAGCTCTTCGAGCTCGTCGACCCCCAGGCGGACGAGGTCAAGGCGGCCCGCCGCAACCTGGCGCTCGCGCTCTTCTGA
- the glgB gene encoding 1,4-alpha-glucan branching protein GlgB → MIEAALAQLEHLVSWPDLQRVHGDYHLGQVLHAGDRWLAIDFEGEPMRPLAERSLPDLALRDVAGMLRSFDYAGGSAEHAGTPARDWVSAASAAFLDGYSEALASGTVDGGSLADDPLLRALELDKALYEVVYENRNRPDWLPIPLAALDRLLPDVEVDVAPPATTEGTAVTTPHADPTGPTPAEPTTPATPTTPAAPTTPTATPTATPDAQPQPVDHATVGALARGEHPLPHDVLGAHVTDGVVTFRTRRPLAQSVTYRVLRPTGDVVEVEAVHEVDGIWVAALAAEEVPDYRIEVVYDGAASVVDDPYRFLPTLGDVDRHLLGEGRHERLWDVLGSHVRTFDSALGQVHGTSFAVWAPNAGAVRVIGDFNGWDGPAGAMRSLGSTGVWEVFVPDAGEGSRYKYQIRGADGVWRDKADPMARATEVPPSTASVVTASSYAWGDDAWMTARAATDPHSGPMSVYELHLGSWKKDLTYLEAADQLVEYLTWTGFTHVELMPLAEHPFGGSWGYQVTSYYAPTARFGSPDELRHLIDRLHQAGIGVIMDWVPAHFPKDSWALASFDGTPLYEHPDPRRGEQKDWGTYVFNFGRTEVRNFLVANAAYWLQEFHVDGLRVDAVASMLYLDYSREAGQWEPNVHGGRENLEAISLLQEANAVAYRVAPGAVMIAEESTSFPGVTTPTSAGGLGFGLKWNMGWMNDTLRYVHEDPINRRYHHGELTFSLVYAFSEQFLLPLSHDEVVHGKGSLYGKMPGDHREKLAGVRGLLAYQWAHPGKQLLFMGQEFAQSAEWNEERGLDWWHMDDPGHRGVAELVRRLNEVYRDHPALWGQDFSPAGFRWLDANDGDRNVLAFQRTAGDDVVIVVQSFSGQTIEDYRVGLPGGGRWTEVLNTDADLYGGWGVGNLGSVEAVEHSHHGEAHSATLRVPAFGAVWLVREPVED, encoded by the coding sequence GTGATCGAGGCCGCGCTGGCGCAGCTGGAGCACCTGGTCAGCTGGCCCGACCTGCAGCGCGTTCACGGCGACTACCACCTCGGCCAGGTGCTGCACGCGGGAGACCGCTGGCTCGCGATCGACTTCGAGGGCGAGCCGATGCGGCCGCTCGCCGAGCGGTCCTTGCCCGACCTCGCGCTGCGCGACGTGGCGGGCATGCTCCGCTCGTTCGACTACGCGGGTGGCAGCGCCGAGCACGCGGGGACGCCGGCCCGGGACTGGGTCTCGGCGGCGAGCGCCGCGTTCCTCGACGGCTACAGCGAGGCTCTGGCCAGCGGCACGGTCGACGGCGGGTCGCTCGCCGACGACCCGCTCCTGCGGGCGCTCGAGCTCGACAAGGCCCTGTACGAGGTCGTCTACGAGAACCGCAACCGTCCCGACTGGCTCCCGATCCCCCTCGCGGCGCTCGACCGACTCCTCCCGGACGTCGAGGTCGACGTCGCCCCTCCCGCCACCACGGAAGGAACCGCAGTGACCACTCCCCACGCGGACCCCACCGGCCCCACCCCCGCCGAGCCGACGACTCCGGCGACCCCGACGACCCCGGCGGCCCCGACCACTCCGACCGCGACCCCGACCGCGACCCCGGACGCCCAGCCCCAGCCCGTCGACCACGCAACGGTGGGCGCGCTCGCGCGCGGGGAGCACCCCCTCCCGCACGACGTGCTGGGCGCCCACGTCACCGACGGCGTCGTCACGTTCCGCACGCGCCGCCCGCTCGCGCAGTCCGTGACCTACCGCGTGCTGCGGCCGACCGGCGACGTCGTCGAGGTCGAGGCCGTGCACGAGGTCGACGGGATCTGGGTGGCCGCGCTCGCGGCCGAGGAGGTCCCCGACTACCGGATCGAGGTCGTCTACGACGGCGCCGCGAGCGTCGTCGACGACCCCTACCGCTTCCTGCCCACGCTGGGCGACGTCGACCGCCACCTCCTGGGCGAGGGCCGGCACGAGCGGCTGTGGGACGTGCTCGGCTCGCACGTGCGCACGTTCGACAGCGCGCTGGGCCAGGTGCACGGCACGTCGTTCGCCGTCTGGGCCCCGAACGCCGGCGCCGTGCGCGTCATCGGCGACTTCAACGGCTGGGACGGTCCGGCGGGTGCCATGCGCTCGCTCGGGTCGACCGGCGTCTGGGAGGTCTTCGTCCCGGACGCGGGCGAGGGGTCGCGCTACAAGTACCAGATCCGCGGCGCCGACGGCGTGTGGCGCGACAAGGCCGACCCGATGGCCCGCGCGACGGAGGTCCCGCCGTCGACCGCCTCGGTCGTGACCGCCAGCAGCTACGCCTGGGGCGACGACGCGTGGATGACGGCGCGCGCCGCCACCGACCCGCACTCCGGCCCGATGTCGGTATACGAGCTTCATCTCGGTTCCTGGAAGAAGGACCTCACCTACCTCGAGGCCGCCGACCAGCTCGTGGAGTACCTGACGTGGACGGGCTTCACCCACGTCGAGCTGATGCCGCTCGCGGAGCACCCCTTCGGCGGGTCCTGGGGCTACCAGGTCACCTCCTACTACGCCCCGACGGCGCGCTTCGGCTCACCGGACGAGCTGCGCCACCTGATCGACCGGCTGCACCAGGCCGGGATCGGCGTGATCATGGACTGGGTCCCCGCCCACTTCCCCAAGGACTCGTGGGCGCTGGCCAGCTTCGACGGCACGCCGCTGTACGAGCACCCCGACCCCCGCCGCGGCGAGCAGAAGGACTGGGGCACCTACGTCTTCAACTTCGGCCGGACCGAGGTGCGCAACTTCCTCGTCGCCAACGCCGCCTACTGGCTGCAGGAGTTCCACGTCGACGGGCTGCGCGTGGACGCCGTCGCCTCCATGCTCTACCTCGACTACTCGCGCGAGGCCGGCCAGTGGGAGCCGAACGTGCACGGCGGCCGCGAGAACCTCGAGGCGATCTCACTGCTGCAGGAGGCGAACGCGGTCGCCTACCGCGTCGCCCCCGGCGCCGTGATGATCGCGGAGGAGTCGACGTCCTTCCCCGGTGTCACCACGCCCACGAGCGCCGGCGGCCTCGGGTTCGGCCTGAAGTGGAACATGGGCTGGATGAACGACACGCTGCGGTACGTCCACGAGGACCCGATCAACCGCCGCTACCACCACGGCGAGCTGACGTTCTCGCTGGTCTACGCGTTCTCGGAGCAGTTCCTGCTCCCGCTGAGCCACGACGAGGTCGTGCACGGCAAGGGCTCGCTCTACGGCAAGATGCCCGGCGACCACCGCGAGAAGCTCGCGGGCGTGCGCGGGCTGCTGGCCTACCAGTGGGCCCACCCGGGCAAGCAGCTCCTGTTCATGGGCCAGGAGTTCGCCCAGAGCGCGGAGTGGAACGAGGAGCGCGGCCTCGACTGGTGGCACATGGACGACCCGGGCCACCGCGGGGTGGCCGAGCTGGTCCGCCGGCTCAACGAGGTGTACCGCGACCATCCCGCGCTGTGGGGACAGGACTTCTCCCCCGCCGGCTTCCGCTGGCTCGACGCGAACGACGGCGATCGCAACGTCCTGGCGTTCCAGCGCACGGCGGGTGACGACGTCGTGATCGTGGTGCAGAGCTTCTCGGGCCAGACGATCGAGGACTACCGCGTCGGCCTGCCGGGAGGTGGCCGGTGGACCGAGGTTCTCAACACCGACGCCGACCTGTACGGCGGCTGGGGCGTCGGCAACCTGGGTTCCGTCGAGGCGGTGGAGCACAGCCACCACGGTGAGGCGCACTCCGCCACGCTGCGCGTGCCCGCGTTCGGCGCCGTGTGGCTGGTGCGGGAGCCGGTCGAGGACTGA
- a CDS encoding maltokinase N-terminal cap-like domain-containing protein: MAEIHDTTMEPSRLELLAAWMPRQRWFAGKGRAPQLRVVGGYRLDDPAGEVGVHVVIVADDSGSAPVVYQVPLTYRDSEAPGLGRALVGTTQHGVLGERWVYDGAHDPVFAATFLDLLTGRTAAQDPSVSDTPQPRVAGHTPGDASHLRLVEHTVLAGEQSNTSLICSLVSEPSGVVMPAIMVKLFRVLAAGDNPDVVVAGTLSGAGSPYVPAVFGHVSGVWSDPAGTSSDDDGDGGAPSSPATSRSRRSSWRASRTPGA; the protein is encoded by the coding sequence GGATGCCGCGGCAGCGGTGGTTCGCGGGCAAGGGCCGCGCACCGCAGCTGCGCGTGGTCGGCGGATACCGACTCGACGACCCCGCGGGCGAGGTGGGCGTGCACGTGGTGATCGTGGCCGACGACAGCGGTTCCGCACCGGTCGTCTACCAGGTGCCGCTGACGTACCGCGACTCCGAGGCGCCCGGACTGGGTCGCGCCCTGGTCGGGACCACCCAGCACGGCGTGCTCGGCGAGCGGTGGGTGTACGACGGCGCGCACGACCCCGTCTTCGCCGCCACCTTCCTCGACCTGCTGACCGGCCGCACGGCCGCGCAGGACCCGAGCGTCAGCGACACGCCGCAGCCGCGCGTGGCCGGTCACACCCCGGGCGACGCCTCGCACCTGCGCCTCGTGGAGCACACCGTGCTCGCGGGCGAGCAGTCCAACACCTCGCTCATCTGCAGCCTGGTCTCGGAGCCCTCGGGCGTCGTCATGCCCGCGATCATGGTCAAGCTCTTCCGGGTGCTGGCAGCCGGGGACAACCCCGACGTGGTCGTGGCCGGCACGCTGAGCGGCGCCGGGTCGCCCTACGTGCCCGCCGTGTTCGGGCACGTCAGCGGGGTCTGGAGCGATCCTGCCGGCACGAGCAGCGATGACGACGGCGACGGCGGTGCCCCCTCCTCGCCGGCCACCTCGCGTTCGCGCAGGAGTTCCTGGCGGGCGTCGAGGACGCCTGGCGCGTAG